One Aegilops tauschii subsp. strangulata cultivar AL8/78 chromosome 7, Aet v6.0, whole genome shotgun sequence genomic window carries:
- the LOC109753670 gene encoding uncharacterized protein, which yields MATMARPVGALLLLLLLTVWLAAASSIRNPERDALRAFRAGVSDPEGKLQSWNSTAHFCRWAGVNCTRGHVTALRMMSFGLTGTISPSLGNLTYLEKLDLNRNALSGAIPASLGRLGRLSYLGLCDNGGVSGEIPDSLRNCTSLATAYLNNNTLTGTIPAWLGTLPNLTTLWLNHNLLTGGIPPSFGNLTNLDSLWLHQNFLEGTLPEGLSRLALLRELNVYQNSLGGDIPPRFFNMSSLEDMSLANNEFTGSLPSHAGAGMTKLQVLLLGGNNLTGPIPASLANATGMTQLSLSNNSFNGCVPSEIGTLCPSKLEMSGNKLTATDEDGGWEFLDRLTKCNSLEILSLEDNKFSGTMPHSIGNLSRKLLDLNLGGNRISGSIPSGIENLIALQTLGLESNLLTGTIPEGIGKLKNLTELRLQENKLSGPVPSSIGSLTELLRLVLSNNELSGSIPLTLGNLQKVALLNLSSNAFTGEVPRQLFNLPSLSQAMDLSNNRLDGSLPPYVIKLGNLALLKLSGNLLTGEIPKQLGSCQSLEFLGLDNNFFSGSIPPSLSKLKGLQMLNLTSNKLSGRIPPELGGMSGLKELYLSWNNLTGTVPEEMANMSSLIELDVSHNHLEGHIPLWGVFANMTGFNFTENGDLCGGVPQLHLPQCSVVRYGSHTNWPLHIMAPIVGIVLILAILLAIYLCYKRNSRHTKATAPDILDASNYQRVSYAELAKATNGFADANLIGAGKFGSVYLGVLPLDDNGTLESVPVAVKVFDLQQVGASKTFLSECEALRSIRHRNLIRIITCCSSIDGRGDDFKALVFELMPNYSLDRWLHPTPEALKNVGSLTAIQRLNIAVDIADALHYLHSNCVPPIIHCDLKPSNILLSKDMTACIGDFGLAKLLLDPGIHDTMNSESTIGIRGTIGYVAAEYGTTGKVSTHGDVYSFGITLLEIFSGRSPTDDIFRDGLTLQGFVGMAFPGRIEEVLDATLLATKEFDGDSGVSVQDCLVSAVRVGLSCTRAAQYERMSMRDAAAELRAIRDACVRA from the exons ATGGCAACCATGGCACGGCCTGTGGGAGCCTTGCTACTGCTGCTCTTGCTGACCGTATGGCTAGCGGCGGCGAGCAGCATTCGCAACCCCGAGCGGGACGCGCTGCGGGCGTTCAGGGCCGGCGTGTCGGATCCGGAGGGCAAGCTCCAGTCGTGGAACAGCACGGCGCACTTCTGCCGGTGGGCAGGGGTGAACTGCACGCGCGGGCACGTCACTGCCCTGCGGATGATGTCCTTCGGCCTCACCGGGACCATCTCCCCTTCCTTGGGCAACCTCACCTACCTGGAGAAGCTCGACCTCAACCGGAACGCCCTCTCCGGCGCCATCCCGGCGAGCCTTGGCCGGCTGGGGCGCCTCAGCTACCTTGGCCTCTGCGACAACGGCGGGGTGAGCGGGGAGATACCCGACAGCCTCCGCAACTGCACTAGCCTTGCCACTGCTTATCTCAACAATAACACCCTCACCGGCACCATCCCCGCATGGCTCGGCACGCTGCCGAACCTCACTACCCTCTGGCTAAACCACAACTTGCTCACCGGCGGAATCCCACCATCATTTGGCAACCTTACAAACCTTGATAGCCTCTGGCTACACCAGAACTTTCTGGAAGGCACCCTCCCCGAAGGCCTCTCCCGTCTTGCTCTCCTTCGGGAACTCAATGTCTACCAAAACAGCTTGGGCGGTGATATCCCACCAAGATTCTTCAACATGTCCTCGTTAGAAGACATGTCCCTCGCTAACAATGAGTTCACCGGAAGCCTGCCATCACACGCAGGAGCTGGGATGACAAAGCTTCAGGTCCTCCTCCTCGGTGGGAACAACCTGACTGGGCCGATCCCAGCATCACTAGCCAATGCCACAGGCATGACGCAACTCAGCCTCTCCAACAATAGCTTCAACGGATGCGTGCCTTCTGAGATTGGCACGTTATGCCCAAGCAAGTTAGAGATGTCAGGCAACAAGTTAACTGCAACCGATGAAGACGGCGGTTGGGAGTTCTTGGACCGTTTGACAAAGTGCAACAGCCTAGAAATTCTTTCTCTGGAAGACAACAAGTTCAGTGGCACAATGCCACACTCCATCGGCAACCTCTCGAGGAAGCTTTTGGATCTAAACCTCGGGGGTAACCGCATATCTGGTTCAATTCCATCTGGTATTGAGAACCTCATTGCACTGCAAACCTTGGGGCTAGAATCCAATCTCCTCACCGGCACCATTCCGGAGGGGATTGGGAAGCTCAAGAACCTTACAGAGTTACGGCTGCAGGAGAACAAGTTGTCGGGGCCGGTGCCATCTTCCATCGGGAGCCTGACAGAGCTCCTTAGGCTTGTGCTTAGCAACAATGAATTGAGCGGATCAATTCCATTGACCCTCGGCAACCTACAGAAGGTGGCTCTTCTCAATCTCTCCAGCAATGCGTTCACAGGTGAAGTCCCAAGACAACTCTTCAACTTGCCATCGTTGTCGCAAGCAATGGACTTATCGAACAACCGGCTTGATGGCTCGCTTCCTCCTTACGTCATCAAGCTTGGGAACCTCGCGCTGCTGAAGTTGTCGGGAAACCTCTTGACCGGTGAGATACCAAAGCAGCTTGGTAGTTGCCAGAGCTTAGAGTTCCTCGGTTTGGACAACAACTTCTTTAGTGGAAGCATCCCACCTTCCTTGAGCAAGCTGAAGGGGCTTCAGATGCTGAACTTGACGAGCAACAAATTGTCGGGAAGGATACCTCCGGAGCTCGGAGGCATGTCCGGGCTGAAGGAGTTGTACCTTTCATGGAACAATCTGACTGGAACAGTCCCAGAAGAGATGGCGAATATGAGTTCGTTGATCGAGCTGGATGTGTCACACAACCATCTCGAAGGACACATTCCACTTTGGGGTGTGTTTGCAAACATGACCGGGTTTAACTTCACCGAGAATGGCGATCTCTGTGGTGGCGTGCCTCAACTCCATCTTCCACAATGTTCGGTGGTAAGGTACGGAAGCCATACTAATTGGCCTCTTCATATCATGGCACCAATCGTAGGCATAGTTCTCATCTTGGCCATACTCCTCGCCATTTACCTATGCTACAAGAGAAACTCGAGACACACAAAAGCTACGGCACCAGACATACTTGATGCCTCGAACTACCAGAGGGTCTCGTATGCCGAATTGGCGAAAGCCACAAACGGCTTTGCGGATGCCAATCTGATAGGTGCAGGAAAGTTTGGTTCTGTGTACCTTGGAGTTCTCCCGCTGGATGACAACGGAACACTCGAGAGTGTTCCTGTGGCGGTGAAAGTGTTTGATCTTCAGCAAGTCGGAGCCTCCAAGACATTCCTGTCGGAATGCGAGGCGTTGCGGAGCATAAGGCACCGGAATCTGATCCGGATCATCACCTGCTGCTCCAGCATCGATGGCAGGGGCGATGACTTCAAAGCTCTAGTGTTCGAGCTCATGCCCAATTACAGCCTAGACAGGTGGTTGCATCCGACACCTGAAGCGCTGAAGAACGTAGGCAGCCTAACCGCAATCCAACGGCTCAACATTGCCGTGGACATCGCCGACGCGCTGCACTATCTTCACAGCAACTGTGTACCCCCGATCATACACTGTGATCTCAAGCCGAGCAACATTCTTCTCAGCAAGGACATGACGGCCTGCATCGGTGACTTTGGCCTCGCAAAGCTGCTCCTTGATCCGGGGATCCATGACACCATGAATTCAGAGAGCACCATTGGAATCCGAGGCACCATCGGCTACGTCGCAGCAG AGTATGGAACGACCGGCAAAGTCTCGACACACGGCGACGTCTACAGCTTCGGCATCACGCTGCTGGAGATCTTCTCCGGGAGGTCTCCGACAGACGACATCTTCAGGGATGGCCTGACGCTGCAGGGGTTCGTTGGCATGGCGTTTCCTGGCAGAATAGAGGAGGTCCTCGACGCGACGCTCCTGGCAACCAAGGAATTCGATGGTGACAGCGGTGTCTCGGTGCAGGATTGCC
- the LOC109753659 gene encoding uncharacterized protein — MGNPGNASSSSSSCRGRRGPAGFGLALARLVRRMRRRSKMLLCTAAPTGASSRCRQYDPLSYARNFDRDGFGSALDDDVSGAGNLCHHYTFASRFVLPSSSYGRQQQ; from the coding sequence ATGGGGAATCCGGGCAAtgcatcctcgtcgtcgtcttcgtgCCGCGGCCGGCGGGGCCCGGCCGGGTTCGGGCTGGCGCTGGCCCGGCTGGTGCGGAGGATGCGGAGGCGGAGCAAGATGCTGCTGTGCACGGCGGCTCCCACGGGCGCGTCCTCCCGGTGCCGCCAGTACGACCCGCTCAGCTACGCGCGCAACTTCGACCGCGACGGCTTCGGCTCCGCGCTGGACGACGACGTCTCCGGCGCCGGCAACCTCTGCCACCACTACACCTTCGCCTCGCGCTTCGtgctcccctcctcctcctacgGCCGGCAGCAGCAGTAg